A genomic segment from Leptolyngbya boryana PCC 6306 encodes:
- a CDS encoding WD40 domain-containing protein, with translation MTDVFISYSRKDKLFVERLHNALKDQGRETWVDWQDIPLTADWWQEIERGIEGTATFVFILSPDSIASEVCTREINHAVKHNKRLVPIVYREGFGQTHPALARHNWLFFRESDDFDRGFQQLTTAIETDLEYVKSHTRLEVRAIEWEQHQRNESYLLRGADLEAAETALLRGTGKHPQPTERQGQYVNASREAERKQRRKEARRQQAFLTGVGTFALLALGSAGVAFQQRQEAIERKVNAELNAQSLSALNLFSSHLEIEALLAGLKAGQQIKQANLQIDNTAMQVATTLHQLIYGVKERTRLEGHSLAVNSVSFSPDGNTIATGSGDNTAKLWSKDGQLLKTLEGHTGFVHSVSFSPDGQTIATASWDNTAKLWNLNGQLLKTFEGHESYVNSVSFSPDGKTIATGGFDNTIKLWSRDGQLLKTLKGHSNPVFSVSFSPDGQTIATGSNDKTVKLWSKDGQLLKTLKGHSGTVHSISFSPDGKILATGSSDNTVKLWSLEGRVLRTLNGLGRGISSVSFSPDGKMIAGASENAAQLWSIEGQELGVFNGHKEYVLSLSFSPDSKTIATSSNDGTARVWSIEGQGLKTLKGHDDRLHSVSFSPDGQTIATSSQDNTVKLWNRNGQVLRTLKGHMSGVVFIRFSPDGTTIATASYDDTVKLWNREGQELKTLKGHDYTVTSVSFSPDGQTIATGSDDKTVKLWNLDGQVLKTFKGHDESVKSVSFSSNGKMLATGSYDKTVKLWNLDGQVLKTFKGHDWSVESVSFSPDSKLLVTSSGDKTARLWNLDGQLLRTFKGHSGSVNSVSFSPDGKTIATGSEDKTIRLWNLDGQMLSTLKGQNSPIKSISFSPNPSHLLLASAGEDGAAILWNFDLDDLQQQGCQWLDGYLKYNPNGKQYQDLCRDVVPKSISDDPNPWGKPLAFLTKLFQRS, from the coding sequence ATGACTGATGTTTTTATCTCCTATTCTCGGAAAGATAAGCTCTTTGTGGAGCGGCTGCACAATGCGCTGAAAGACCAAGGACGCGAAACTTGGGTGGATTGGCAGGATATTCCACTGACCGCAGATTGGTGGCAGGAGATTGAGCGTGGAATTGAAGGGACTGCGACCTTTGTGTTTATCTTGAGTCCAGATTCGATCGCGTCAGAAGTCTGCACTCGTGAAATCAATCATGCGGTCAAACATAACAAGCGACTTGTGCCGATTGTGTATCGCGAAGGCTTTGGGCAAACTCATCCGGCACTCGCAAGACATAACTGGCTGTTTTTTCGAGAATCGGATGACTTCGATCGTGGGTTTCAGCAGTTAACAACTGCGATCGAGACGGATTTAGAGTACGTGAAATCGCATACTCGCTTGGAAGTTAGAGCGATCGAGTGGGAGCAACATCAGCGCAACGAGAGCTATTTGTTACGAGGAGCAGATTTAGAAGCCGCAGAAACCGCATTGCTGCGCGGGACAGGAAAGCACCCGCAACCGACCGAACGACAGGGACAGTATGTGAATGCAAGCCGTGAGGCAGAGCGCAAGCAACGGCGCAAAGAAGCGAGACGGCAACAAGCATTTTTGACTGGGGTCGGAACATTCGCGTTACTAGCATTAGGATCTGCGGGGGTTGCCTTTCAACAGCGACAAGAAGCGATCGAGCGAAAAGTCAATGCGGAGTTAAATGCTCAAAGCCTCAGCGCGTTAAATCTGTTCTCATCTCATCTGGAGATTGAAGCTTTACTCGCAGGGCTGAAGGCAGGACAACAGATCAAACAAGCAAACCTTCAGATCGACAATACAGCAATGCAGGTTGCGACAACGCTGCACCAGTTAATTTACGGGGTGAAGGAACGCACGCGACTGGAAGGACATAGCCTTGCTGTCAATAGTGTGAGTTTTAGCCCCGATGGCAACACGATCGCGACTGGCAGTGGAGACAATACAGCCAAACTCTGGAGCAAAGATGGTCAATTACTCAAGACCCTTGAAGGACATACTGGCTTTGTCCATAGTGTGAGTTTTAGTCCCGATGGTCAAACGATCGCGACTGCAAGTTGGGATAACACAGCTAAACTCTGGAATTTGAATGGACAATTACTCAAAACGTTTGAAGGGCACGAATCTTATGTCAACAGCGTGAGTTTCAGCCCTGATGGTAAAACGATCGCAACAGGCGGTTTTGACAATACAATCAAGCTCTGGAGCAGAGATGGGCAATTACTCAAAACGCTCAAGGGTCATAGCAACCCTGTCTTCAGTGTGAGTTTTAGTCCTGATGGTCAAACAATTGCGACAGGCAGCAATGATAAAACAGTGAAACTGTGGAGTAAAGATGGACAACTCCTTAAAACACTCAAAGGTCATAGTGGTACTGTACATAGTATAAGTTTTAGCCCTGACGGTAAAATTCTTGCCACAGGCAGTAGTGACAATACGGTTAAGCTGTGGAGCCTTGAAGGTCGAGTCCTGAGAACGCTCAATGGGCTGGGTCGGGGAATCTCTAGTGTGAGCTTTAGCCCCGATGGCAAGATGATTGCTGGCGCGAGTGAGAATGCTGCTCAATTGTGGAGCATTGAGGGGCAAGAACTGGGTGTATTCAATGGACATAAAGAGTATGTGCTGAGTCTCAGCTTTAGTCCTGATAGCAAAACGATCGCGACAAGCAGTAATGATGGTACAGCAAGAGTATGGAGCATTGAAGGTCAAGGGCTGAAAACTCTCAAAGGGCATGATGACCGCTTACATAGTGTGAGTTTTAGTCCCGATGGTCAGACGATCGCAACGAGTAGTCAGGACAACACAGTCAAGCTATGGAATAGAAACGGGCAAGTTCTCAGAACCCTCAAAGGACATATGTCCGGTGTCGTGTTTATCAGGTTTAGTCCGGACGGTACAACGATCGCGACAGCTAGCTATGACGATACAGTCAAACTCTGGAATCGAGAAGGGCAAGAACTTAAAACCTTGAAGGGGCATGATTATACTGTGACCAGTGTGAGCTTTAGTCCAGATGGTCAAACGATCGCGACAGGCAGTGACGATAAGACCGTAAAGTTGTGGAATTTAGATGGGCAAGTTCTCAAAACCTTTAAGGGACACGATGAGTCTGTAAAAAGTGTGAGCTTCAGTTCCAACGGTAAAATGCTTGCCACAGGTAGCTATGACAAGACTGTAAAGTTGTGGAATTTGGATGGGCAAGTTCTCAAAACCTTTAAAGGTCATGACTGGTCTGTGGAAAGTGTGAGCTTTAGTCCTGATAGCAAGCTGCTTGTGACAAGTAGTGGTGACAAGACAGCAAGATTATGGAATTTGGACGGGCAACTTCTTAGAACTTTCAAAGGGCATAGTGGTTCTGTGAACAGTGTGAGCTTTAGTCCTGATGGCAAGACGATCGCGACGGGGAGTGAAGACAAGACGATCCGATTGTGGAATCTAGACGGACAAATGCTGAGTACCTTGAAAGGGCAGAACAGCCCGATCAAGAGTATCAGTTTCAGTCCAAATCCGAGTCATCTTCTGCTTGCTTCTGCGGGTGAAGATGGAGCAGCTATTCTCTGGAATTTCGACTTAGATGACTTGCAACAGCAAGGGTGTCAGTGGCTCGATGGTTATCTTAAATACAATCCAAATGGCAAGCAATACCAAGACCTGTGCAGGGATGTTGTTCCGAAGTCTATCAGTGATGATCCGAATCCTTGGGGAAAACCCCTCGCTTTTCTGACAAAGCTATTCCAGCGATCGTAA
- a CDS encoding MgtC/SapB family protein, whose protein sequence is MHNWDNLVIRLALAILAGGMIGWDREQRHKAGGLRTHMLVSLGAALFVLVPIEINGSGEELSRAIQGIATGVGFLGAGEILHQSRPDQRNPKVKGLTSAASIWVTAALGITSGAGLWLLTLLGTVLTLLILIGVKQVEQRAIVSRRNDLDEEE, encoded by the coding sequence ATGCACAACTGGGACAATTTAGTGATCCGATTAGCCCTTGCCATACTTGCAGGAGGCATGATCGGGTGGGATCGAGAACAACGACATAAGGCAGGTGGACTGAGAACGCATATGCTCGTCAGTTTGGGAGCGGCGTTGTTTGTGCTTGTCCCGATCGAAATCAATGGTTCGGGAGAGGAGTTAAGCAGGGCAATTCAAGGGATTGCAACTGGAGTCGGATTTTTGGGCGCAGGGGAAATTTTGCATCAATCGCGCCCTGATCAACGCAATCCTAAAGTCAAAGGGTTAACGTCTGCTGCCTCGATTTGGGTCACAGCCGCGTTGGGAATCACTTCAGGAGCAGGACTTTGGCTATTGACGCTCTTAGGTACGGTATTGACTCTGCTAATCTTAATTGGGGTCAAACAAGTCGAACAACGCGCGATCGTTTCCCGCCGAAATGACCTAGATGAAGAAGAATGA
- a CDS encoding methanobactin export MATE transporter MbnM, with the protein MKRFLTLIVLAVLSFCLSVGLSSALATERYQWNLPDWTPTPIVPADNPMSNAKVELGRHLFYEKRLSITGEFSCATCHEQSRAFTEKKSVSIGATGDSHPRNAMSLTNVAYNSVLTWANPNLINLEDQLLVPLFGEHPIEMGMVGKEQEILAMLQNDPKYSKLFKAAFDGEVSIKNLAKAIAAFERTLVSFNSPYDQYRYGGNDRAISDAAKRGAALFESERLECFHCHGGINFSDSVKHSRLAFHEIAFHNTGLYNLDGKGAYPSNNTGIQEITLKPSDMGRFKAPSLRNIALTAPYMHDGSIASLEKVIEHYKAGGRTIHAGAFAGIGSENPFKSSFVKGFQLSDREKQDLLAFLQSLTDESFIQNPAFSNPNS; encoded by the coding sequence ATGAAGCGCTTTCTCACGTTAATCGTTCTGGCAGTTCTCTCATTCTGCTTGTCTGTGGGATTGAGTTCGGCTCTTGCAACCGAGCGCTATCAATGGAATCTGCCGGATTGGACACCCACGCCTATTGTCCCGGCAGATAATCCCATGAGCAATGCCAAGGTTGAGCTAGGACGGCACTTGTTTTATGAAAAACGCTTGTCGATTACAGGTGAGTTTTCTTGTGCAACGTGTCATGAACAATCGAGAGCATTCACCGAGAAGAAATCTGTCTCGATCGGAGCAACAGGGGATTCTCATCCTCGCAATGCGATGAGCTTAACCAATGTTGCCTACAATTCGGTACTCACTTGGGCAAATCCCAACTTGATCAATTTAGAAGATCAATTGCTCGTGCCCTTGTTTGGAGAGCATCCGATCGAGATGGGCATGGTCGGCAAAGAGCAAGAAATCCTAGCAATGTTGCAGAACGATCCGAAGTATTCCAAATTGTTCAAAGCTGCTTTTGATGGAGAGGTCAGCATTAAAAATTTGGCAAAAGCGATCGCAGCTTTCGAGCGCACGTTAGTATCATTCAATTCGCCTTACGATCAGTATCGATATGGAGGCAACGATCGCGCCATTTCAGATGCAGCAAAACGGGGTGCAGCCTTATTTGAAAGTGAACGGCTCGAATGTTTTCACTGTCACGGGGGAATCAATTTCTCGGATTCTGTAAAACATTCGCGTTTAGCTTTTCATGAGATTGCGTTTCACAATACTGGGCTTTACAACCTAGATGGAAAAGGCGCTTATCCAAGCAATAACACTGGAATTCAGGAAATCACACTCAAACCCTCTGATATGGGTCGATTCAAGGCTCCGAGCCTCCGCAATATTGCTTTGACTGCACCCTATATGCACGATGGCTCGATCGCATCTCTCGAAAAAGTAATTGAACATTACAAAGCAGGCGGACGAACGATTCATGCAGGCGCATTTGCCGGGATCGGCAGCGAGAATCCTTTCAAAAGTTCATTTGTTAAAGGGTTTCAATTGAGCGATCGAGAAAAGCAAGATCTCCTCGCTTTTCTGCAAAGCTTGACTGATGAATCGTTCATCCAAAATCCAGCGTTTAGCAATCCAAATTCCTGA
- a CDS encoding Ycf66 family protein, producing the protein MLTFLLALFVALGSFGLYMSAFFYPEIYRKGDLTLAGVGLFYALVLWICADRITGGVLLGQMASVTLIGWFGYQSLTSRLGYTPSTAELQAKFTEALNSEKTAKAVEQGKQLFSTVKDRAQSLLNRGEQTTTTAEPYQPLTREDFGNPNPEVGKPDVMGTIGAVGGAVAGLFKKPEKNKEVYVRKEFREESTTPATPVESTPPATPVESAIPATPTEVVTDEDDDFGFEEDTIAETPTVISPVEVAGVSDSAVTADEVIEEEVAYEATEHEKQEPES; encoded by the coding sequence ATGCTGACATTTCTTTTAGCGTTATTCGTTGCATTGGGTAGCTTCGGGCTTTACATGTCCGCGTTTTTTTACCCAGAAATTTATCGTAAAGGCGATCTAACTCTGGCAGGAGTGGGATTGTTTTACGCATTGGTGCTTTGGATTTGTGCCGATCGTATTACCGGGGGGGTGTTGTTAGGACAGATGGCAAGTGTGACGCTGATTGGGTGGTTTGGCTATCAATCGCTGACTTCTCGATTGGGCTACACGCCTTCGACTGCTGAATTGCAAGCAAAATTTACAGAAGCACTCAACTCGGAAAAGACGGCGAAAGCAGTCGAGCAAGGAAAACAACTGTTCTCAACGGTGAAAGATCGCGCGCAATCCTTGTTGAATCGAGGAGAGCAAACGACGACCACAGCCGAACCCTATCAGCCTTTGACCCGCGAGGATTTTGGGAATCCCAATCCTGAAGTGGGTAAGCCGGATGTGATGGGAACGATCGGGGCAGTAGGCGGCGCGGTCGCTGGTTTATTTAAGAAGCCTGAGAAAAATAAAGAAGTCTACGTTCGCAAAGAGTTTCGCGAAGAATCGACAACTCCTGCAACTCCGGTTGAATCAACTCCTCCTGCAACTCCGGTTGAATCAGCAATTCCTGCAACTCCGACTGAAGTTGTGACGGATGAAGATGATGATTTCGGATTTGAGGAAGACACGATCGCTGAAACACCAACGGTGATTTCTCCTGTAGAAGTGGCTGGCGTTTCTGATTCGGCAGTTACAGCCGATGAGGTGATCGAAGAAGAAGTGGCGTATGAAGCCACGGAGCATGAGAAACAAGAGCCAGAGTCGTAG
- a CDS encoding MbnP family copper-binding protein, with amino-acid sequence MNVQFMKIGVSLFGLSIASCLMAQRVAAQETQPITIQFRGMAGQQVFRCDAAYSLGTPAISVNPTDFRFYVSEAALIDAQGRTVPVTLTQDQKWQYQNVALIDFENKSGMCSNGTIDTNDRIVGTVPKGTYKGVKFTLGVPFNLNHNDAAIAPSPLNLTSLWWNWRAGYKFARIDFTPAMSAHSKHDAPGKTPAHHRDRAGFIIHLGSTGCMGGAQKPESCKNPNTSTITLNNFNPEQDAIAADIMALVANTNLAKNQPETPLGCMSDPKDGDCAGVMRNFGLPWNGQPARQTFFRVAPKQ; translated from the coding sequence GTGAACGTGCAGTTTATGAAGATTGGTGTTTCTCTGTTTGGACTTTCGATCGCGTCTTGTTTGATGGCTCAACGTGTAGCGGCGCAGGAAACGCAGCCGATTACGATTCAGTTTCGCGGCATGGCGGGGCAGCAAGTTTTTCGATGCGATGCCGCTTACTCGCTTGGGACACCTGCGATTTCTGTTAACCCAACTGATTTTCGGTTCTATGTCTCGGAAGCCGCATTGATTGATGCTCAGGGTCGCACAGTGCCCGTTACCCTCACACAAGATCAGAAATGGCAGTATCAGAATGTGGCATTGATCGATTTTGAAAACAAATCTGGCATGTGTTCTAATGGCACGATCGACACCAACGATCGCATTGTTGGCACAGTTCCAAAAGGAACTTACAAAGGCGTAAAGTTTACTTTAGGAGTGCCGTTTAATCTCAATCACAATGATGCTGCGATCGCGCCTTCTCCGCTGAATCTGACTTCGCTCTGGTGGAATTGGCGAGCGGGCTACAAATTCGCTCGAATTGACTTCACGCCTGCGATGTCAGCACATTCCAAGCATGATGCTCCAGGTAAAACGCCTGCCCATCATCGCGATCGGGCTGGATTTATCATTCACTTGGGAAGTACTGGCTGTATGGGTGGAGCACAAAAACCAGAAAGCTGCAAAAATCCCAATACTTCAACGATTACTTTGAATAATTTCAATCCAGAACAAGATGCAATTGCTGCCGACATCATGGCGCTCGTTGCCAATACAAATCTTGCAAAAAATCAGCCTGAAACACCACTCGGCTGCATGTCTGATCCAAAAGACGGCGATTGTGCTGGAGTGATGAGAAACTTCGGTTTACCTTGGAACGGACAACCTGCCCGTCAAACCTTCTTTCGTGTTGCTCCGAAACAATGA
- a CDS encoding ArnT family glycosyltransferase gives MDHEISSGQKSGIATKYQAWIDPAWSIGLWAAALLLFTINLGGLPLRDWDEGIVAQIAREISKAPFDTLAWLFPLDPNGAPYWNKPPLVHWMVALFYRIWGVNEWTSRLPGALLTATSVPLLYGIGREIFFQRSPAIFAALVYLTSLPVVRQGRLAMLDGAILCFFLAMILCVLRSRRDLRWGLGIGLAFSCICLTKGILGILLVAIALAFLAWDTPRLLTSAYLWSGFGLGCIPVVLWNGAQIVRYGNEFLGIHFWNQSLKRVSDPVEDNRGTVFYYALEVLKHGVPWVLFLPVGLRHAWENRNLSWAKLALVWSGVYFVVISVMQTKLPWYAMPLYPAFALMIGAQIQEFWQPAMFSDPRPIPKARIWMAVFLVLSIVAWAGTIYYGMRAQPDVQLVFSTLALTLTVASILVARQDIQFIVVLIWGTYLTLLALMMSNHWVWELQETFPAKPVGVMIQRATPKGQTIYTSYSYFRPSLNFYSQRTIVPETPEGLLKRWKEDAHPHLLLDMEALKKLPQKQMQWLGTTENWVLVSRNPAVKTTVTARKKPKKMLPRSARR, from the coding sequence ATGGATCATGAGATCTCCTCCGGTCAAAAATCAGGGATTGCGACAAAATACCAAGCTTGGATTGATCCGGCTTGGTCGATCGGGCTTTGGGCAGCCGCGCTCTTGTTATTCACAATCAATTTAGGCGGACTGCCCTTACGCGATTGGGATGAAGGAATTGTCGCGCAGATCGCCCGCGAAATTTCTAAAGCCCCATTTGATACGCTGGCTTGGCTCTTTCCGCTTGACCCCAATGGCGCACCCTATTGGAATAAACCACCGCTAGTGCATTGGATGGTGGCGCTGTTTTATCGAATTTGGGGCGTGAACGAATGGACATCTCGCCTTCCAGGAGCCTTGTTAACCGCAACTTCTGTACCCTTACTCTACGGAATCGGGCGCGAAATCTTTTTCCAACGCAGTCCCGCAATTTTTGCGGCTTTGGTGTATCTCACCTCACTGCCAGTCGTGCGGCAGGGACGCTTGGCAATGCTCGATGGAGCCATTCTCTGCTTTTTCTTGGCAATGATTTTGTGTGTTTTACGATCGCGCAGAGACTTGCGTTGGGGATTGGGCATTGGGCTTGCCTTTAGCTGCATTTGTTTAACGAAAGGAATTTTAGGAATTTTATTAGTGGCGATCGCGCTAGCGTTTCTCGCGTGGGATACGCCTCGATTGCTGACATCGGCATATTTGTGGAGTGGATTTGGATTAGGGTGCATCCCGGTTGTGCTGTGGAATGGTGCGCAGATCGTTCGCTATGGCAATGAATTTCTAGGCATCCATTTCTGGAACCAGTCTTTGAAACGAGTGTCAGACCCCGTAGAAGATAATCGCGGCACAGTCTTCTATTACGCTTTGGAAGTTCTGAAACATGGCGTTCCGTGGGTGTTATTTCTACCCGTTGGATTGCGGCACGCTTGGGAAAATCGCAATCTCAGTTGGGCAAAACTGGCACTGGTTTGGAGCGGCGTGTATTTCGTTGTGATTTCGGTGATGCAGACAAAGCTGCCTTGGTATGCGATGCCGCTCTATCCTGCATTTGCGCTGATGATTGGCGCACAGATTCAGGAATTCTGGCAACCCGCAATGTTTTCCGATCCGCGCCCGATTCCCAAAGCCCGGATTTGGATGGCAGTGTTTTTGGTTTTATCGATCGTGGCTTGGGCAGGCACAATTTATTACGGCATGAGAGCGCAGCCGGATGTGCAGCTTGTATTCTCGACTTTAGCGTTGACGCTGACCGTAGCCTCGATTTTAGTTGCACGGCAGGATATTCAATTTATTGTGGTGTTGATTTGGGGAACGTATCTGACGCTGCTCGCGCTGATGATGTCAAATCATTGGGTATGGGAATTACAAGAAACGTTTCCAGCAAAACCCGTAGGCGTGATGATTCAGAGAGCAACTCCGAAGGGGCAAACCATCTATACGTCATATTCTTATTTCCGTCCGTCTTTGAATTTTTATAGTCAGAGAACGATCGTCCCTGAAACTCCTGAAGGGTTACTCAAACGCTGGAAAGAAGATGCTCATCCGCATTTGTTACTGGACATGGAAGCCCTGAAGAAGTTGCCGCAGAAACAGATGCAGTGGTTGGGAACGACCGAGAATTGGGTACTGGTGAGCCGAAATCCTGCGGTCAAAACCACCGTAACGGCAAGGAAAAAACCGAAAAAAATGCTCCCTCGATCCGCACGCAGGTAG
- a CDS encoding NAD-dependent epimerase/dehydratase family protein produces the protein MRILIMGGTRFIGVYLTQLLVQQGHDVTLFNRGNKPAPVEGVKQVTGDRTNADDLKQLASLDFDAVFDNNGRELSDTQPLAELFKGRIQHFVYMSSAGVYLKSDQMPHVEGDAVDPKSRHKGKHDTESYLADAGIPFTSIRPTYIYGPQNYNDLEAWFFDRIVRDRPVPIPGHGQHFTQFGHVKDLAAAMAKVLGNQTAIGQIYNVSGTREVTFDGLARACATAVGKDPGSLKIVHYDPKSFDFGKKKAFPMRTQHFFADVHKAITELNWTPEFDLISGLKDSFQNDYLKTGRDRKEIDFSLDDQILA, from the coding sequence ATGCGAATTCTAATTATGGGTGGGACTCGGTTTATCGGAGTCTATCTCACCCAGCTTTTGGTGCAGCAAGGGCATGATGTGACTCTGTTCAATCGAGGCAATAAGCCCGCTCCAGTCGAAGGCGTAAAGCAAGTGACGGGCGATCGCACGAATGCAGATGATTTGAAACAGTTGGCAAGCCTCGATTTTGATGCCGTGTTTGACAATAATGGGCGGGAACTCAGTGATACTCAGCCTTTAGCCGAACTGTTTAAAGGGCGGATTCAACATTTTGTCTATATGAGTTCGGCGGGAGTCTATCTCAAATCCGATCAAATGCCCCATGTCGAAGGCGATGCCGTCGATCCGAAGAGTCGGCATAAAGGCAAACATGACACCGAATCTTATTTGGCGGATGCTGGAATTCCGTTCACGTCGATTCGTCCGACTTACATCTATGGGCCGCAAAATTATAACGATTTGGAAGCGTGGTTCTTCGATCGCATTGTGCGCGATCGTCCAGTTCCGATTCCTGGACATGGACAACATTTCACCCAATTTGGACATGTGAAAGATTTGGCGGCGGCAATGGCGAAGGTGCTAGGGAATCAAACCGCGATCGGACAAATCTATAACGTGTCAGGTACACGAGAAGTCACTTTTGATGGATTGGCGCGAGCTTGTGCAACAGCGGTTGGCAAAGATCCAGGCAGTCTTAAAATCGTGCATTACGATCCAAAATCGTTTGACTTTGGCAAGAAAAAAGCCTTTCCGATGCGGACGCAACATTTCTTTGCAGATGTGCACAAGGCGATCACCGAACTCAATTGGACACCGGAGTTTGATCTGATTTCAGGGCTGAAAGACTCTTTCCAGAACGACTACTTAAAGACTGGACGCGATCGCAAAGAGATTGATTTCTCACTCGATGATCAAATTCTCGCTTAG